GACAGCAATCTGATTCATCCGCATCAGCATACAATAGTTCCATAAATTCATGATCCCAGAAATACCGATCGGTCATGGTTTCGAAATCCACTAGCCCAAACCGGTATCCCCCCACCATGGTAAATGACACCGATTCATCATAAACCCGATCGTTGTGCCAGAGACAATAATTTTTGAGGCTTTCGTATAGGAGAAGCCAATGGTAGTCGGCCAATCGATAGACCATCGATGCCTCATGAGCAACCAGCAATTCCTCTAGGGTGATAAGGGCACTATAGGGAGTAAACAACATCCCCACGGCCGGATACCCCACTAACCAGGCGTCAGTGTCATTGTGAGATGCGACACGACGCACGGCTTGAAGTTCGTAGTCAATCGCCTGCTTCACAAACGGAATAAACACAGCATCGGGTTGAGTTCGAAAATACAGCATTGCTCGTGGTCCAAACAGGTAAACCCCGGCTAATTTTCGTGAAGGGCTTGAGTAACGAGGTCAGTAATGGCGTGCAATTGGAAGGGCTTATCGATGGTGTGTTGAGCCCCTAACCGACGAGCGAGGTCCAACAAATCCAGTTTGGCTCGCTCACTTCCGCCCGACATGGCAATAATTTTTACCTGAGGGAATTCACGCCGCAAATCCAGTATGGTTTCAAGCCCCTCTTTTTCGGGCATAAGAATATCTAAAATAATGAGATCCGCAGGGTGGTTGCGATATTCCTTGATACCTTCGACACCGTTTGAGGCACAGTCCACCGTATAGCCCTGGTTTTCCAAGGCTTGCTTCAACAGATCACAAACCTGCCGATCATCATCCACAACAAGAATGTTTGCCATAACTTTGTCTCTTTCCACGCCCCACTCCGGATGGTCACCTTCCTTTTCTCCAGGAAATGACACATTACGAACTGTGCGACCAACTTTTGATCCTTTAAAAAATAACGGTTTGGGCCAAACTGACAACTTCTCGACGATCAAACATGACACGAACACAATCCTATCCGCTTCTGGAATTCATGATTATTGAATAGCCATCCAGGAATGGCCTGCATCTCAGAGGGTTATTTTATGCCCCACCACAAACGAAGAAAACCGTGTCTTCCCCATTACTTATTTTCCCGGTCGCTTAGGACTCGGCTAACGATGAAGATGTTTTGTCGAGGACATGGCGAATAATCGGAACCAGGTCCCGGATCGCCAATGGCTTCATTAAATAGCCCTGAATACCCAACGCCTTCGCCCGCTCAGCGGAAATCACATGACTGAATCCTGTACACAAAATGATGGGGAGATCGGGGCGAATCCGCAGAAGCTCCCGGGATAACGCCTCACCGGTCAATCCCGGCATAGTCTGATCAGTAATCACGAGATCAAACCGATGAGGGTCTTGTCTAAATATCCTCAGAGCTTCGATGGAACTCGTGTGCACTTCCACGGTATACCCCAGTTGCGTGAGAAGTTCCTTCCCAAGACGCACAATCGTCTCTTCATCATCCACAAATAAAACGGATTCTTTCCCGGTCGGAATGGCTTTTTGATCATTCACAGGTTCTAAGACCTGGGTCGGAACGATCGGGAGATACACATCGATTTTCGTCCCCTTGTTCACGATACTATCAACGACAATGGCTCCTTTGTGACTCGTAATGATTCCATGCACCACGGCCATTCCCATCCCAGACCCCTCGCCAATCGGCTTGGTGGTAAAGAAAGGGTCAAACAACCGTTCAAGCACCTCAGGAGTCATGCCCGAACCGGTATCCTTCACCGTCAACCGAACATGCGGACCCATATGCAATCCCGAGATCGCTCCGGTGAGTTCCTCTGTCACCTCCACATCTTCCAGGGCGACCGTCAAAATCCCGCCGTGTTCCCGCATAGCATATTCAGCATTGGTGCATAGATTGATAATGATCTGATGCATTTGGGTCGGATCCGCTAGAATGGTGGCCTCCGTGTTCAATACTTGACGGATCTCAATGGTCGAGGGAATCGTGGATCGTAAAAGTTTGAGCGCTTCCCGGACGACCAGGTGGAAAGGTGTGGGCTTCTTCCCCTGACCCGCTTGACGACTAAAGGTCAAAATTTGAAGCACCAAGTGCTTGGCTCGATGACCCGCGGTCAGGACTTCTTGCAGATTGCGTTGAGTACGGCTTTCCTTTGGCACGGTGGCTAAGGCCAATTCGGTATAGCCCAAAATTGCCGTTAAAATATTATTGAAATCATGGGCAATGCCGCCGGCCAGTGTCCCAATGGCTTCCATGCGGCTTGATTGTCGAAACTGGCGCTCGGATTTCGTCAGAGCCTCTTCCACGCGCTTCCGCTCAGTAATATCCTCCGCCACCCCCGCCAGACTCAGTAAATCCCCATTGGCCTTTCGAATAGGAACCGTCTGTATTCGCACCCACCGCATGGAGTTATCCGGTCTCACAATCCGGCATTCTCCTTGAACCCCCTTCACCTCCGGTGCAAATTGGTGTGCGTGAAATCGTGGTTGATCGTGATGATGAATCGCATTCCAAAGACTTCGGGGATCTTCAAAAAGGCTGGCACAGCTGCGGCCCCAGACTGTTTCATATTGAGGGCTGATATACCAAACCTCTGACTGGTCAGGGGCAAAGACCCAAAACACTTCTTTAATATGGCCCACAAGTTGCCGAAATCGTTCATCCCGCTCTGCCAGCGCGATCTCCAGTTCCTTTGTGTATTCCGTCAGTTGGTCACGGAACGTTCGACGGAGAGTACTCAGCAATTCCGTTATGGACCCATCCCG
Above is a window of Nitrospiraceae bacterium DNA encoding:
- a CDS encoding response regulator — translated: MANILVVDDDRQVCDLLKQALENQGYTVDCASNGVEGIKEYRNHPADLIILDILMPEKEGLETILDLRREFPQVKIIAMSGGSERAKLDLLDLARRLGAQHTIDKPFQLHAITDLVTQALHEN
- a CDS encoding response regulator, which translates into the protein QDRPDQLASLVNVLGDEGYQVVGARTAAEASEYARCESFAVAVVDVQAPDVSEVSLLSLLKAKNAQIQMILSPAFASLDSAKDVIGESADAYLKRDGSITELLSTLRRTFRDQLTEYTKELEIALAERDERFRQLVGHIKEVFWVFAPDQSEVWYISPQYETVWGRSCASLFEDPRSLWNAIHHHDQPRFHAHQFAPEVKGVQGECRIVRPDNSMRWVRIQTVPIRKANGDLLSLAGVAEDITERKRVEEALTKSERQFRQSSRMEAIGTLAGGIAHDFNNILTAILGYTELALATVPKESRTQRNLQEVLTAGHRAKHLVLQILTFSRQAGQGKKPTPFHLVVREALKLLRSTIPSTIEIRQVLNTEATILADPTQMHQIIINLCTNAEYAMREHGGILTVALEDVEVTEELTGAISGLHMGPHVRLTVKDTGSGMTPEVLERLFDPFFTTKPIGEGSGMGMAVVHGIITSHKGAIVVDSIVNKGTKIDVYLPIVPTQVLEPVNDQKAIPTGKESVLFVDDEETIVRLGKELLTQLGYTVEVHTSSIEALRIFRQDPHRFDLVITDQTMPGLTGEALSRELLRIRPDLPIILCTGFSHVISAERAKALGIQGYLMKPLAIRDLVPIIRHVLDKTSSSLAES